From the genome of Bacteroidales bacterium, one region includes:
- a CDS encoding T9SS type A sorting domain-containing protein yields YWNKDITPTDTEIENKVSIYPNPFSTYLNISGIKGYAEIELIDLSGIVRFHKNINNYGQIPVDKLSPGIYLLKIKSSDGTVTKKLVKCAG; encoded by the coding sequence ACTATTGGAATAAAGATATTACCCCCACGGATACGGAAATCGAAAACAAAGTCAGTATCTATCCGAATCCGTTTAGCACTTATCTGAATATTAGCGGAATCAAGGGATATGCGGAAATAGAATTAATTGATCTCTCCGGAATTGTCAGGTTTCACAAGAATATTAATAATTACGGGCAAATTCCGGTTGACAAGTTAAGTCCAGGCATATACCTTTTAAAAATAAAAAGTAGTGATGGAACCGTTACAAAGAAATTAGTTAAATGCGCAGGCTGA
- a CDS encoding isocitrate lyase/phosphoenolpyruvate mutase family protein, with protein MATHIQKEKADLFLKYHHDNEILVLLNSWDIGSSKLIEACGYKAVATTSMGIAASLGYPDSQVIKLPEMISVITGIVNSVKVPVTVDIEAGYGNTPYEIIESVTKIISTGIAGINIEDSNNLSPVLTDEKEFCERISSIRQLSDSLGFHLVINARTDSFYTSTGSHREKLSESIKRGNKYREAGADCIFVQPVWDKETISTLVKEINAPINILANPSIGEGFPPSVRELQDLGVARLSLGSSMMKATLALIKKAADEIMHKGTYEVLSDAFTPREKAALAYKMAIGNS; from the coding sequence ATGGCAACACATATTCAGAAAGAAAAAGCTGATCTATTTCTAAAGTACCACCATGACAATGAAATTCTCGTCCTGCTGAACTCATGGGATATTGGCAGTTCAAAATTAATTGAAGCTTGCGGCTATAAAGCAGTTGCGACCACAAGCATGGGAATTGCCGCGTCATTAGGGTACCCCGACAGCCAGGTAATCAAATTGCCCGAGATGATCAGTGTAATTACCGGCATTGTCAATTCGGTGAAAGTTCCGGTTACTGTTGATATTGAAGCAGGCTATGGTAATACCCCGTATGAAATCATTGAATCGGTGACTAAAATAATTTCAACAGGTATTGCCGGAATTAACATAGAAGACAGCAATAACTTAAGTCCGGTATTAACGGATGAAAAGGAGTTCTGTGAAAGGATTTCATCCATACGTCAATTATCCGATTCGCTTGGATTTCATTTGGTGATCAATGCTCGGACTGATTCCTTTTATACTTCCACGGGTTCACACCGGGAGAAATTATCTGAATCGATAAAACGAGGCAACAAATACAGGGAAGCCGGTGCCGACTGCATTTTTGTGCAACCAGTGTGGGATAAAGAAACGATTTCCACGTTGGTTAAGGAAATTAATGCACCCATTAATATCCTTGCCAATCCTTCAATAGGTGAAGGATTTCCTCCTTCGGTAAGAGAATTGCAGGACCTGGGTGTCGCCCGTTTAAGCCTCGGCTCAAGCATGATGAAAGCCACGCTGGCATTAATTAAAAAAGCAGCTGATGAAATCATGCATAAGGGAACCTATGAGGTGTTGTCCGACGCATTCACCCCTCGTGAAAAGGCTGCATTGGCTTATAAAATGGCGATCGGGAATTCATAA
- a CDS encoding DUF6496 domain-containing protein, which produces MAKKYSDKAQDKIGEVMEEFKEGKLKSGRSGKKVTNRKQAVAIGISEARKEGDKVPKKKTK; this is translated from the coding sequence ATGGCAAAGAAATATTCAGATAAAGCGCAGGACAAGATTGGTGAGGTAATGGAAGAATTCAAGGAGGGTAAACTCAAATCAGGCCGGTCAGGGAAGAAAGTCACAAACAGAAAACAGGCTGTTGCCATTGGTATCAGTGAAGCACGGAAAGAAGGGGATAAAGTACCCAAAAAGAAAACAAAATAA